In the genome of Deinococcus psychrotolerans, one region contains:
- a CDS encoding N-acetylglucosamine kinase, whose protein sequence is MSGVAANDLVLGIDAGNTKTIALIADTSGTVRGYGRAGPSNIYVQPQQALRHLEDAVAAAKTNAGVGHEPLRAVTLSATGADWPEDFTLLEGELRRWNWAKRQQVVNDAVGALRAGSLDGLGVAVACGTSAGIAACSADGRVWHSSYWQEPEGAEELARLALRAVYRAELGIDPPTQLTNRVLAHFEMPSVEALLHSLTGRTQTVPAHLGRLARVLLDTAAAGDPTSFRLLQKHGAALGDYALAAAGKVGLSGDYLLTTSGGVMRHPSPVLREALMARVRENSPDVRWQASHHEPVFGALLLALELAGGVISPALFGRLEETCPDDSLFLT, encoded by the coding sequence ATGAGCGGGGTGGCGGCGAACGATCTGGTCTTAGGGATAGACGCAGGCAACACCAAAACCATTGCCCTGATCGCCGACACCTCTGGCACGGTGCGCGGCTACGGGCGGGCTGGGCCCAGCAACATCTATGTCCAGCCACAACAAGCCCTGCGCCACTTGGAAGACGCGGTGGCAGCGGCCAAAACCAACGCGGGGGTCGGCCATGAGCCGCTGCGAGCCGTGACCCTCAGCGCCACCGGAGCGGACTGGCCCGAGGACTTCACCCTGCTGGAAGGTGAGCTGCGCCGCTGGAACTGGGCCAAGCGCCAGCAAGTCGTCAACGACGCGGTGGGAGCGCTGCGGGCCGGATCGCTGGATGGCCTCGGCGTGGCGGTGGCCTGCGGCACCAGCGCGGGCATCGCCGCCTGCAGCGCCGACGGACGGGTGTGGCACAGCAGTTACTGGCAAGAACCCGAGGGCGCAGAGGAGCTGGCCCGACTAGCACTGCGGGCCGTTTACCGTGCCGAACTCGGCATAGACCCACCCACCCAGCTGACGAACCGGGTGCTGGCCCATTTTGAGATGCCCAGCGTGGAAGCCTTGCTGCACTCTCTTACTGGACGCACCCAAACGGTTCCGGCTCACTTGGGCCGACTGGCGCGAGTGCTGCTCGATACCGCCGCAGCGGGCGACCCGACCAGCTTCAGGCTCTTGCAAAAGCACGGCGCGGCGCTGGGCGATTACGCGCTGGCGGCTGCGGGCAAAGTGGGCTTATCTGGCGATTATCTGCTGACCACTTCCGGCGGCGTGATGCGGCATCCCTCGCCAGTTTTGCGTGAAGCGCTGATGGCGCGGGTACGGGAAAACTCTCCTGATGTCCGCTGGCAAGCCAGCCACCACGAACCCGTCTTCGGAGCGCTGCTGCTGGCTTTGGAGCTGGCCGGAGGCGTCATCAGTCCGGCCCTGTTTGGGCGGCTGGAAGAAACCTGCCCGGATGACTCGCTGTTTTTGACTTGA
- a CDS encoding MOSC domain-containing protein produces MPTPSEPLTLSALYIYPVKSAGGISLSTSAVGPRGLIHDRRWMVVDASGRLVTQREETRLKLVDVSLEESGLRLGAPQMPSLSVPFEPQGQLLTADLWGQMLPSVSVSPECAAWLSRYLGGQFELVYMPDETQRFQPDDRPYSSQLSFVDGSPFNLISAASLADLNAQLARPVSAADLRPNFVISGGAAYQEDFWRRIRIGAVGFEVVETCARCSVINVTKEAQMSAEPLRTLARTRRRGQDVPFGQNMVQDAPLTGRTGRLDVGDKLEVLEIADTPTPIYH; encoded by the coding sequence ATGCCTACCCCTTCCGAGCCGCTCACCCTCAGCGCCCTCTACATTTACCCGGTCAAATCGGCCGGCGGCATTTCGCTCTCGACTTCGGCGGTGGGGCCGCGTGGCCTGATTCATGACCGGCGCTGGATGGTGGTGGACGCGTCGGGGCGGCTGGTGACGCAGCGCGAGGAGACGCGCCTCAAGTTGGTGGACGTCAGCTTGGAAGAGAGCGGCCTGCGACTCGGCGCACCGCAGATGCCCAGCTTAAGTGTGCCTTTTGAGCCGCAGGGCCAGCTCCTCACCGCCGACCTGTGGGGCCAAATGCTGCCGAGTGTTTCGGTGTCGCCGGAGTGCGCCGCGTGGCTGAGTCGGTACTTGGGCGGCCAGTTCGAGCTGGTTTATATGCCCGACGAAACGCAGCGCTTTCAACCGGATGACCGGCCTTATAGCTCGCAGCTCAGCTTCGTGGACGGCAGTCCATTTAACCTGATCAGCGCGGCGTCACTGGCTGACCTCAACGCCCAACTCGCTCGCCCGGTCAGCGCCGCCGATCTGCGCCCCAACTTTGTGATCAGCGGCGGGGCCGCGTATCAAGAAGACTTCTGGCGGCGCATCCGCATCGGCGCGGTGGGTTTTGAAGTGGTGGAAACCTGTGCCAGATGCAGCGTCATCAACGTGACGAAGGAAGCCCAGATGAGCGCCGAACCGCTCCGCACGCTGGCCCGCACCCGCAGACGCGGTCAGGACGTGCCGTTCGGACAAAATATGGTGCAAGACGCGCCGCTGACTGGGCGAACCGGACGCCTCGACGTGGGCGACAAGCTGGAAGTGCTGGAAATTGCCGACACACCAACACCGATTTATCACTGA
- a CDS encoding YybH family protein yields the protein MTSTDPQHVLSAYQAAVFARDVDALLALYAEEVCVFDVWGVWAYDGATAWRTAVEEWFGSLGDEQVQVSFSEVQVRAGDNLSTLHAVVTYQGQSARGEVLRAMQNRLTWVLERRLGGWKIIHEHTSAPANPETLKVMLAKA from the coding sequence ATGACTTCTACTGACCCGCAGCATGTCCTGAGCGCTTACCAGGCCGCCGTCTTTGCCAGAGATGTGGACGCGCTGCTGGCTCTCTACGCCGAGGAGGTCTGTGTTTTTGATGTGTGGGGGGTCTGGGCTTACGACGGGGCCACCGCTTGGCGCACAGCGGTGGAAGAGTGGTTCGGCTCGCTGGGCGATGAACAGGTACAGGTCAGTTTCAGTGAAGTGCAGGTCAGAGCGGGCGACAACCTGAGCACGCTTCACGCTGTCGTGACGTATCAGGGCCAGTCGGCGCGGGGCGAGGTGCTCAGGGCCATGCAAAATCGGCTGACTTGGGTGCTGGAACGGCGTTTGGGCGGATGGAAAATTATCCACGAGCACACCTCCGCGCCCGCCAATCCTGAAACGCTCAAAGTGATGCTTGCCAAAGCCTGA
- a CDS encoding ThuA domain-containing protein, whose protein sequence is MTQTPVTQTNPQPRITVWNEYRHEKENPKVSAVYPDGIHKVIAVGLSAHGFENVHTATLDEPEHGLTNEVLDNTDVLIWWGHKAHGDVSDEVAAKVVARVLDGMGLIVLHSGHFSKVFKALMGTGCDLKWREANDKERLWVVNPAHPIAQNVGEYIELEAEEMYGEHFDIPAPDELVFVSWFSGGEVFRSGCTFTRGSGKIFYFRPGHETYPTYHQAKIQQVIANAALWARPTASAPRSFGNRPEPLEPLHTQTERQ, encoded by the coding sequence ATGACCCAAACCCCCGTAACCCAGACCAACCCTCAGCCGCGCATCACCGTTTGGAACGAATACCGCCACGAAAAAGAAAACCCCAAGGTCAGCGCCGTTTACCCGGACGGCATTCACAAAGTGATTGCGGTGGGCCTGAGCGCTCACGGCTTCGAGAACGTTCACACCGCCACGCTCGATGAGCCGGAACACGGCCTGACCAATGAGGTGCTGGACAACACCGACGTGCTGATCTGGTGGGGCCACAAAGCGCACGGCGACGTGTCGGACGAGGTCGCCGCCAAAGTGGTGGCCCGCGTGCTGGACGGCATGGGCCTGATCGTGCTGCACTCTGGGCATTTCAGCAAGGTCTTCAAAGCACTGATGGGCACCGGCTGCGACCTCAAGTGGCGCGAGGCCAACGACAAAGAGCGGCTGTGGGTCGTCAACCCGGCGCACCCGATTGCCCAGAACGTCGGTGAATACATCGAGCTGGAAGCCGAGGAGATGTACGGCGAACATTTTGATATACCCGCGCCAGACGAGCTGGTGTTTGTCAGTTGGTTTTCCGGCGGTGAGGTCTTCAGAAGCGGCTGCACCTTCACGCGCGGCAGCGGCAAGATCTTTTACTTTCGGCCCGGTCACGAGACGTATCCGACCTACCATCAGGCCAAGATTCAGCAGGTCATCGCCAACGCTGCTTTGTGGGCACGCCCCACCGCCAGCGCCCCGCGCTCGTTCGGAAACCGGCCAGAGCCTTTAGAACCCTTGCACACCCAAACGGAACGGCAGTGA
- a CDS encoding Gfo/Idh/MocA family protein yields MTSPLLNAAPLNVAIIGAGAISVRHFEGYRAAGANVVTFAEPSEGMRLSREADWNARGYLDFTEMLEREQVQALSICTPNAFHAPAALAALKRGIHVLCEKPLSLDLAACSEMIAAAAASGAILQTNHHLRSSPNVQTAKRLIEEGRIGRVTFMRLRQAHDWGGAEEVRGAFGSLKASGGGSLLDNGCHMMDLARHFGGDVRSIFARLATLKFDTEVEDTSVASLEFESGALGSVENAWTATGWEESFAVYGTHGALECSNRLGRARLRFVSRTAGTGSWDDTDETWYDFAALNEPHYAHLASVVAFVRSITGGTPVVCSGEDGRESVRLVLGGYESARSGMPVGMQATPGAGHEI; encoded by the coding sequence GTGACCTCTCCCCTGCTCAATGCTGCCCCACTGAATGTCGCCATCATCGGCGCGGGGGCCATTTCAGTGCGGCACTTTGAAGGCTACCGGGCAGCGGGCGCGAACGTGGTGACCTTTGCCGAACCGAGCGAAGGCATGCGCCTGAGCCGCGAGGCCGATTGGAACGCACGCGGCTACCTTGACTTCACGGAAATGCTGGAGCGCGAACAGGTGCAGGCGCTCAGCATCTGCACGCCCAACGCTTTTCACGCGCCCGCCGCGCTGGCCGCCCTGAAGCGGGGCATCCACGTGCTGTGCGAAAAGCCGCTGTCGCTGGACTTGGCCGCTTGCAGCGAGATGATCGCGGCGGCAGCGGCCAGCGGAGCCATTTTGCAGACCAACCACCACCTGCGCTCCAGTCCGAATGTGCAAACCGCCAAGCGCCTAATTGAAGAAGGCCGGATTGGGCGCGTCACCTTTATGCGGCTGCGCCAAGCCCATGACTGGGGCGGCGCGGAGGAAGTGCGCGGCGCGTTTGGCAGCCTCAAAGCCAGCGGCGGCGGCAGCCTGCTCGACAACGGCTGTCACATGATGGATTTGGCGCGGCACTTCGGCGGCGACGTGCGCAGCATTTTTGCACGGCTGGCGACCCTCAAGTTTGACACTGAGGTAGAAGACACCAGCGTCGCCTCGCTCGAATTTGAAAGCGGAGCGCTGGGCAGCGTGGAAAACGCTTGGACGGCCACCGGCTGGGAGGAAAGCTTCGCGGTCTACGGCACGCACGGCGCACTCGAATGCAGCAACCGCCTCGGCAGGGCCAGACTGCGCTTTGTCAGCCGCACGGCGGGCACCGGCAGTTGGGACGACACCGACGAAACGTGGTACGACTTTGCCGCGCTGAATGAGCCGCATTACGCTCACCTCGCCAGCGTCGTGGCTTTTGTCCGCAGCATCACGGGGGGCACGCCGGTCGTGTGCAGCGGCGAAGACGGCCGCGAGAGCGTGCGCCTGGTGCTGGGCGGTTACGAAAGCGCCCGCAGCGGAATGCCGGTTGGGATGCAGGCCACTCCGGGAGCGGGCCACGAAATCTAG
- a CDS encoding NAD(P)/FAD-dependent oxidoreductase, with the protein MIHRTADILVIGAGIIGAASAYRLAQRGLKVMVLEKNHPASGSTGKSVAGVRAQFNSATNILLSRESIAEYAAMPESGYRAEGYLMLIPEAGWAAHQEAVALQQSLGIASLALTPDEAQQYTTFNTAGLGGCSFCSTDGKVDAHSLNHEYVRLAREAGARILLDTPVTAIERVGESWRVTTPSGTFEAPQLLNAAGAWSGEIGALAGLDIPVRPARRMVFSTASIDLPKPVPMTFDLASGVYLRSEGERLIFGRADPLDTGWREGMSWDWLEPTLALALERFPFLESASLDQKASWWGYYELTPDQFPVVGRMPGAEGWLNACGFSGHGVMQAAATGRVMAQLALNETPFIDVSPLSIERFAAQEVRTLDLQV; encoded by the coding sequence GTGATCCATCGAACGGCGGACATCCTCGTGATCGGAGCCGGAATCATCGGTGCGGCGAGTGCCTACCGGCTGGCCCAGCGGGGCCTCAAGGTCATGGTGCTCGAAAAAAACCACCCTGCCAGCGGCTCTACCGGCAAAAGCGTGGCGGGCGTGCGGGCGCAGTTCAACTCCGCCACCAATATTTTGCTGTCGCGTGAAAGCATCGCCGAGTACGCCGCCATGCCCGAGTCGGGCTACCGAGCGGAAGGCTACTTGATGCTGATTCCCGAAGCGGGCTGGGCCGCGCACCAGGAGGCGGTGGCCTTGCAGCAGAGTCTGGGCATTGCGTCGCTGGCGCTCACACCTGACGAAGCCCAGCAGTACACCACCTTCAACACGGCTGGCCTCGGCGGGTGCAGCTTTTGCTCCACCGACGGCAAGGTGGACGCCCACAGTCTCAACCATGAATATGTGCGGCTGGCCCGCGAAGCGGGGGCGCGGATACTGCTGGACACGCCCGTGACGGCCATTGAGCGGGTGGGCGAGAGCTGGCGAGTCACCACGCCCAGCGGCACCTTCGAGGCCCCGCAACTCCTCAACGCCGCTGGCGCGTGGTCGGGCGAAATCGGCGCTCTGGCCGGTCTGGACATCCCGGTCAGGCCCGCCCGCCGGATGGTCTTCTCGACAGCCTCCATTGACCTTCCCAAACCCGTACCAATGACTTTCGACCTCGCCAGTGGAGTGTATTTGCGCTCGGAAGGCGAGCGGCTGATCTTTGGGCGGGCCGACCCTTTGGATACCGGCTGGCGCGAGGGCATGAGCTGGGACTGGCTGGAACCCACTTTGGCGCTGGCTTTGGAGCGCTTTCCCTTTTTGGAGAGCGCCTCACTCGACCAAAAAGCCAGTTGGTGGGGCTATTACGAACTCACGCCCGATCAGTTCCCGGTGGTGGGCCGGATGCCGGGCGCAGAAGGCTGGCTCAACGCCTGCGGGTTTTCCGGTCACGGCGTGATGCAGGCGGCGGCCACCGGGCGGGTCATGGCGCAACTGGCGCTGAATGAAACGCCGTTCATTGATGTCTCGCCGCTGAGCATCGAGCGCTTTGCCGCTCAGGAAGTCAGGACGCTGGATCTGCAAGTTTGA
- a CDS encoding SDR family NAD(P)-dependent oxidoreductase → MTPNQARFTGKTVLITGAGGGIGRAVALRFAAEGANVAVNDIKAEMVQAVVDEIKAAGGSALAVPADVSDAAQVETMFNRVEAEFGYVDVLYNNAALIDTARHFLEGDEAWWDKIQQVNLKSVFLCSHRAAKIMVRRRKGVILTTSSGGATRAHRGNVAYDATKGGIEAMTRSMALDLAPYGVRVCGVVPGFINTYGLTEAELRQREKTVPLGRYGVAEDMTGAALFLASDDAAYITGQLISVDGGVLVQQRSANVDTFPVEGFPIVEADLA, encoded by the coding sequence ATGACCCCCAATCAAGCACGTTTCACTGGCAAAACCGTCCTCATCACCGGAGCGGGCGGCGGCATCGGGCGGGCGGTGGCGCTGCGGTTTGCCGCCGAGGGCGCAAACGTCGCCGTCAATGACATCAAAGCCGAAATGGTGCAGGCGGTCGTGGACGAGATCAAAGCGGCGGGCGGATCAGCGCTGGCCGTCCCCGCCGACGTGTCCGACGCCGCGCAGGTCGAAACCATGTTCAACCGAGTGGAAGCCGAATTTGGCTATGTGGACGTGCTGTACAACAATGCCGCCCTGATCGACACCGCCCGCCATTTTCTGGAAGGGGACGAAGCGTGGTGGGACAAGATTCAGCAGGTCAATCTCAAGAGCGTGTTCCTGTGCTCGCATAGGGCGGCCAAGATCATGGTCAGGCGGCGCAAAGGTGTCATCCTGACCACCTCGTCCGGCGGCGCGACCCGCGCCCACCGGGGCAACGTGGCCTACGACGCGACCAAGGGCGGCATCGAGGCCATGACCCGCTCGATGGCGCTGGATTTGGCTCCTTACGGCGTCCGGGTCTGCGGCGTGGTGCCGGGCTTTATCAACACTTACGGCCTGACCGAAGCCGAGTTGCGCCAGCGCGAAAAGACCGTGCCGCTGGGCCGCTACGGCGTGGCCGAGGACATGACCGGCGCGGCGCTGTTTCTGGCCTCGGACGACGCGGCCTACATCACCGGCCAGCTTATCAGTGTGGACGGCGGCGTCTTGGTGCAGCAGCGCTCAGCCAACGTGGACACTTTTCCGGTGGAAGGCTTTCCCATTGTTGAGGCAGATCTCGCGTGA
- the pxpB gene encoding 5-oxoprolinase subunit PxpB codes for MRRPSQPTGFYIQFAEQLDLRQNARLHALHRALLADVPPGVTDLCPSYVNLYVEFDEALIDAGAVRAWVVRHLQNLSEGRASAGRLIELPVRYDGPDLSDVAERTGLSEAEVIRQHSAPEYHVYAVGFTPGFPFLGEVPPSLRLPRRATPRPTVPPNAVAMANAQTCVYPLPSPGGWNLLGTALTTIYDPNRAEPFLIVAGDKVRFIPAEGDTPALPAVRELWPAEPHFPAFRVEKPGLLDVLLDVGRFGQAAVGLARSGPLDSRSAHFANGLVGNSPDAPLLELTLKGPVLTALRSVVVGVAGFGMRPEGQPMQQSFRLRAGQTLRFTSTHLGARAYLAVAGGFESLPFLGSSSTDLIGRVGRPLRAGDVLGLASLQPALPGFSNLPLNLPERITLRLLPGPQATREALVSLGSAPFRVTGSDRMGLRLGGPSVPGGQVISEATPLGAVQVTPAGEPILLLADRGRIGGYSKPAVLHPHDLPLAAQLRPGQLVSFKPELSGSAESWARRWFLNTQENL; via the coding sequence ATGCGGCGGCCCAGCCAACCCACCGGCTTTTACATTCAGTTCGCCGAGCAACTCGACTTGCGCCAAAATGCCCGCCTTCACGCTCTGCACCGCGCTCTGCTGGCCGATGTGCCGCCGGGCGTCACCGATCTGTGTCCCAGTTATGTCAACTTGTATGTGGAGTTTGACGAAGCGCTGATTGATGCGGGAGCGGTGCGGGCGTGGGTGGTGCGGCACCTGCAAAATCTGAGTGAAGGAAGGGCGTCAGCGGGCCGCCTGATTGAACTTCCCGTTCGCTACGATGGCCCCGACCTCTCCGATGTGGCTGAGCGCACCGGCCTGAGCGAGGCCGAGGTGATTCGCCAGCACAGCGCTCCCGAGTACCACGTCTACGCGGTGGGCTTCACGCCGGGTTTTCCCTTTCTGGGTGAGGTGCCGCCGAGTTTGCGCTTACCGCGTCGCGCCACCCCGCGCCCCACTGTGCCGCCGAACGCCGTGGCAATGGCCAACGCTCAAACCTGCGTTTATCCGTTGCCCTCGCCGGGGGGTTGGAACTTGCTGGGCACCGCCCTGACGACCATCTACGACCCCAACCGCGCCGAGCCGTTTTTGATCGTGGCAGGCGACAAGGTGCGTTTCATCCCCGCCGAGGGCGACACCCCGGCCCTCCCCGCCGTGCGCGAATTGTGGCCCGCCGAACCCCACTTCCCGGCCTTCCGGGTCGAGAAGCCCGGCCTGCTGGATGTGCTTTTGGATGTCGGACGCTTTGGGCAAGCAGCGGTGGGCCTTGCCCGTAGCGGCCCGCTGGACAGCCGCTCGGCCCACTTCGCCAACGGTTTGGTCGGCAACTCGCCGGACGCGCCTCTCCTCGAACTCACCCTCAAAGGCCCGGTTCTGACCGCCCTGCGCAGCGTGGTGGTGGGCGTGGCCGGCTTCGGGATGCGGCCTGAAGGCCAGCCGATGCAGCAGAGTTTCCGGTTGCGGGCGGGTCAAACGTTGCGCTTTACCTCCACCCACCTCGGAGCGCGGGCTTACTTGGCGGTGGCGGGCGGTTTTGAGAGCCTGCCGTTTCTGGGCAGCAGCAGCACCGATTTGATCGGGCGGGTGGGGCGGCCCCTGCGGGCTGGTGACGTGCTGGGGCTGGCGAGCTTGCAACCTGCCCTCCCCGGCTTTTCCAATTTGCCGCTCAACTTGCCGGAGCGTATTACCTTACGCCTGCTGCCTGGCCCTCAGGCGACGCGGGAAGCGCTCGTGAGTTTGGGCAGCGCTCCCTTCCGCGTCACCGGCTCAGACCGGATGGGCCTGCGGCTGGGTGGGCCAAGTGTGCCGGGCGGGCAAGTCATCAGCGAGGCCACGCCGCTGGGAGCGGTGCAGGTGACGCCAGCGGGCGAGCCGATTTTGCTGCTGGCAGACCGGGGCCGCATCGGCGGATACAGCAAACCCGCCGTCCTGCACCCCCACGATTTGCCGCTGGCGGCGCAACTGCGGCCTGGCCAACTCGTATCCTTCAAGCCTGAGCTGTCTGGCTCTGCCGAAAGCTGGGCGCGGCGCTGGTTTCTCAACACACAGGAGAACTTATGA
- a CDS encoding LamB/YcsF family protein, producing the protein MSKTIDLNADAGESYGAWTLGDDAALFPLLSSVNIACGFHAGDPLTMQSAVALAKQHGLGIGAHPSYPDLAGFGRRVMEATPEQVYADCLYQISALSGMAQAAGSRLQHVKAHGALSNRACVHAPTAQAIAQATRDFDSRLPLMVLPSTELDIQARALGVPVVLETFPERAYLKDGRLAPRSMAGSSIHDPKEAARRAVMMVLEGLVEAVDGGFFECKVDSLCIHGDNPNAVQIAHAIRNALEDVGVTVRSFAKTDL; encoded by the coding sequence GTGAGCAAAACCATTGATCTCAACGCCGATGCGGGCGAGTCCTACGGGGCTTGGACTTTGGGCGACGACGCGGCGCTCTTTCCGCTTCTCAGCAGCGTCAATATCGCCTGTGGCTTCCACGCGGGCGATCCGCTGACCATGCAAAGCGCTGTCGCGCTGGCCAAGCAGCACGGTTTGGGCATTGGCGCACATCCCAGTTACCCCGATTTGGCAGGCTTCGGGCGGCGCGTCATGGAGGCCACTCCAGAGCAAGTTTATGCCGATTGCCTCTACCAGATTTCGGCCCTCTCCGGCATGGCGCAGGCCGCCGGAAGCCGCTTACAACACGTCAAGGCCCACGGCGCACTCTCCAACCGCGCTTGTGTGCACGCGCCGACGGCTCAGGCGATTGCTCAGGCCACCCGCGACTTTGATTCGCGTCTGCCTCTGATGGTGCTGCCCTCTACCGAGCTGGATATACAGGCCCGCGCTTTGGGTGTGCCGGTGGTGCTGGAAACTTTTCCCGAACGCGCTTATCTGAAAGACGGCCGCCTCGCGCCGCGCAGCATGGCCGGTTCCAGCATTCACGACCCCAAGGAAGCCGCCCGCCGCGCCGTGATGATGGTGCTCGAAGGCCTCGTGGAAGCGGTTGACGGTGGGTTCTTCGAATGCAAAGTGGACTCGCTGTGCATTCACGGCGACAATCCCAACGCCGTTCAGATCGCCCACGCCATTCGGAACGCGCTGGAAGATGTGGGCGTGACGGTGCGCTCTTTTGCCAAGACTGATTTGTAA
- a CDS encoding DUF1440 domain-containing protein, with product MKQPQILSGMLIGAVSGVVGAYVKSFVEPPLQTLAESIFPPTPAEKKMIGADISGRPDHMPPAEMVQAAADAAGTNLSRPQKMAAQQAIHYTLGAGLGAVYGALAEISPAVTRGAGAPAGAVMYGLTHATAVPATGFQAWPWQLPPSAVLWEAGSHLAYGLSVELTRRSLIALLQR from the coding sequence ATGAAACAGCCTCAAATCCTCAGTGGAATGCTCATCGGAGCGGTGTCAGGTGTGGTCGGCGCTTATGTCAAGTCGTTTGTGGAGCCGCCGCTGCAAACCTTGGCCGAGTCGATTTTCCCCCCGACGCCTGCCGAGAAAAAGATGATCGGGGCCGATATCAGCGGGCGGCCCGACCATATGCCGCCCGCCGAGATGGTGCAGGCGGCGGCGGACGCGGCGGGCACCAATCTTAGTAGGCCGCAGAAGATGGCCGCTCAGCAGGCCATTCACTACACGCTGGGCGCGGGCCTCGGCGCGGTTTACGGAGCGCTAGCCGAAATCAGTCCGGCGGTGACGCGCGGCGCGGGCGCTCCGGCAGGCGCGGTGATGTACGGCCTGACCCACGCCACCGCCGTGCCCGCCACTGGTTTTCAGGCCTGGCCCTGGCAACTGCCGCCCTCTGCCGTGCTGTGGGAAGCCGGATCACACCTGGCTTACGGCCTGAGCGTCGAACTGACCCGCCGCAGCTTGATTGCTTTGTTGCAGCGGTAA
- a CDS encoding substrate-binding domain-containing protein: MPMSETPANTVKARREGLGLGASELAHRAGMTRQALHRIESRSGAGGGYTPSVTVALQLARALGCRVEDLFSLASDAPQAELVGEAEPGQRLQLARVAGKLLAYPLSGVDALQGSADALMVKAAAAGRVQVEPLSSSHVWDDTAVLYGCDPSLALLCRHAAPARVLLRPAVSERSLEALVRGEAHAAGLHLYDMASGQSNLPFVAAAFPEQVVQVYALWSWEQGLMVRAGNPENITAVRDLGRRGVRVVNRPAGAGSRRLLDDWLREAGLDARTISGYDLEAPTPLDSAEAIAHGRADVGVGPRSAAQAHGLDFVPLLRERFDLVVPEEHLTHPGVQALLQAARSPALRAELTSLGGYDPAESGRLISTLSPKRSA; this comes from the coding sequence ATGCCCATGTCCGAAACGCCTGCCAATACCGTCAAAGCGCGGCGTGAGGGCTTGGGGTTAGGCGCTTCCGAGCTGGCCCACCGCGCCGGAATGACCCGTCAGGCGCTGCACCGCATCGAGAGCAGGAGCGGCGCAGGCGGCGGCTACACCCCAAGCGTCACGGTGGCGCTTCAGCTGGCCCGCGCTCTGGGATGCCGAGTCGAAGATTTGTTTTCTCTGGCATCGGACGCGCCGCAGGCCGAGTTGGTGGGCGAGGCCGAGCCGGGGCAGCGCCTCCAACTGGCCCGCGTGGCAGGCAAACTGCTGGCTTACCCCCTGAGCGGAGTAGACGCTTTGCAAGGTAGCGCCGACGCCCTGATGGTGAAAGCCGCAGCCGCAGGCCGCGTTCAGGTCGAGCCGCTGAGTTCGTCGCACGTCTGGGACGACACGGCGGTGCTCTACGGCTGCGATCCGTCCCTGGCTTTGCTGTGCCGCCACGCCGCGCCTGCCAGGGTGCTGCTGCGCCCCGCTGTCAGTGAGCGCTCGCTTGAGGCCTTGGTGCGCGGCGAGGCGCACGCGGCGGGGCTGCACTTGTACGACATGGCCAGCGGCCAGTCCAATCTGCCGTTCGTGGCGGCAGCCTTTCCCGAACAGGTGGTGCAGGTCTACGCGCTGTGGAGCTGGGAGCAGGGCTTGATGGTGCGGGCGGGCAATCCTGAGAACATCACGGCGGTGAGAGATTTGGGACGGCGCGGGGTGCGGGTCGTCAACCGCCCAGCAGGAGCGGGGTCGCGCAGACTGCTTGACGACTGGCTGCGGGAAGCAGGCTTAGACGCACGCACCATCAGCGGTTACGACTTAGAAGCGCCCACCCCGCTCGACTCTGCCGAGGCCATCGCGCACGGCAGGGCCGATGTGGGGGTGGGGCCGCGTTCGGCAGCGCAGGCGCACGGGCTGGATTTCGTGCCGCTGCTGCGCGAGCGCTTCGATCTGGTGGTGCCAGAGGAGCATCTGACGCACCCCGGCGTTCAGGCGCTGCTGCAAGCGGCCCGCTCGCCTGCTCTGCGTGCCGAACTCACCTCGCTCGGCGGCTACGATCCTGCCGAATCGGGACGGCTCATTTCTACTCTCTCGCCCAAAAGGAGCGCTTAA